A window of Rubricoccus marinus contains these coding sequences:
- a CDS encoding YgaP-like transmembrane domain, giving the protein MKDAFVQFMVSPAGRATRVAAGLGLLALGLSRRPKPGGTLTAALALVPLGAGAFDVCALGPLLGAPLSGAEARASL; this is encoded by the coding sequence ATGAAAGACGCTTTCGTTCAGTTCATGGTCTCGCCCGCCGGCCGCGCCACGCGCGTCGCCGCTGGGCTGGGGCTCCTCGCGCTTGGCCTCTCGCGCCGACCCAAGCCGGGCGGCACGCTCACCGCCGCGCTTGCCCTCGTTCCGCTGGGCGCGGGCGCGTTCGACGTGTGCGCGCTCGGGCCGCTGCTGGGCGCTCCGCTGAGCGGCGCCGAGGCGCGGGCATCTCTCTAA
- a CDS encoding YeeE/YedE family protein, whose product MLAAVSPLPWYVAGPLIGLLVPILLLVGGRTFGVSANLRHACAAIPLPQGAKPSFLRYDWRTTGAWNLIFALGIGVGGFVGLRLLSDPSAPLALAPETAAALAGMGITDLTGFVPSQLISWSALATPAGALLVIGGGFLVGFGARWAGGCTSGHAITGLATLQVPSLVAVGGFFAGGLLVVHVLLPFLLAP is encoded by the coding sequence ATGCTCGCTGCCGTCTCCCCACTCCCGTGGTACGTCGCCGGTCCTCTGATCGGCCTCCTCGTGCCCATTTTGCTTCTCGTAGGAGGCCGAACCTTCGGTGTCTCCGCCAACCTCCGCCACGCCTGCGCGGCGATCCCGCTGCCGCAAGGGGCCAAGCCATCGTTCCTGCGCTACGACTGGCGTACAACCGGCGCGTGGAATCTCATCTTCGCGCTCGGCATCGGCGTCGGCGGCTTTGTCGGCCTCCGGCTGCTCTCCGACCCGAGCGCGCCTCTGGCGCTGGCGCCCGAGACCGCCGCGGCGCTTGCGGGCATGGGCATCACCGATCTGACGGGCTTCGTGCCGTCGCAGCTCATCTCGTGGAGCGCGCTCGCGACGCCCGCCGGCGCGCTGCTCGTGATCGGCGGCGGCTTCCTCGTGGGCTTCGGCGCGCGGTGGGCGGGTGGCTGCACGAGCGGCCACGCCATCACAGGCCTCGCCACGCTCCAAGTGCCGTCCCTCGTCGCCGTCGGCGGCTTCTTCGCCGGTGGCCTCCTCGTCGTCCACGTTCTCCTCCCGTTTCTCCTCGCACCATGA
- a CDS encoding methylated-DNA--[protein]-cysteine S-methyltransferase, which produces MLYALLPTHLGDLLALSNGAALTSLAFDAAPPPEARRDDPAFGNLRAHLGAYFAGERVAFDLPLAPEACRVGRVPATPFQRAVWDQLRAIPHGETRSYGDLAKALGQPLAAQAVGAANGQNPLAIVVPCHRVIGADGSLTGYAGGLHRKRALLALESRQQSLF; this is translated from the coding sequence GTGCTCTACGCCCTCCTCCCCACCCATCTCGGCGACCTCCTCGCGCTCTCGAACGGCGCCGCGCTGACCTCGCTCGCCTTTGACGCTGCGCCCCCGCCAGAGGCCCGGCGGGACGACCCGGCGTTTGGGAATCTCCGCGCTCACCTCGGCGCCTACTTCGCAGGCGAGCGCGTGGCCTTCGACCTGCCTCTGGCGCCAGAGGCCTGCCGTGTGGGGCGGGTCCCCGCCACGCCGTTCCAGCGCGCGGTCTGGGACCAGCTTCGGGCGATCCCGCACGGCGAGACGCGCTCCTACGGCGACCTCGCGAAAGCCCTCGGGCAGCCTCTGGCGGCGCAGGCGGTCGGCGCGGCGAACGGGCAGAACCCCCTGGCGATCGTCGTTCCCTGCCACCGCGTGATCGGCGCCGACGGGTCGCTGACGGGCTACGCGGGCGGGCTGCACCGCAAGCGCGCGCTTCTCGCGCTGGAATCGCGCCAGCAGTCGCTGTTCTAA
- a CDS encoding DUF6691 family protein, with amino-acid sequence MTPPDPRWRHADAPDSASGGVATLAPEACTDTQQVDHRPGDPASGVSFGAFLLYGLLGAAFGLVLVQSQVVSWFRIVEMFRFESFHMYGVIGSAVATAALGVWAIQKLGLTTASGEPIRIAPKAWGDSRVPGARYWMGGTVFGLGWALLGACPGPLVALLGGGISVMLVALVAALAGTWSYALLRDRLPH; translated from the coding sequence ATGACGCCCCCCGATCCCCGCTGGCGTCACGCCGACGCCCCCGACTCCGCCTCTGGCGGCGTCGCCACCCTCGCGCCAGAAGCCTGCACGGACACGCAGCAGGTGGACCACCGCCCCGGCGATCCCGCCTCTGGCGTGTCGTTCGGCGCCTTTCTCCTCTACGGCCTGCTCGGCGCCGCTTTCGGGCTCGTCCTCGTGCAGAGCCAGGTCGTCTCGTGGTTTCGCATCGTCGAGATGTTCCGCTTCGAGAGCTTCCACATGTACGGCGTGATCGGCTCGGCCGTGGCGACCGCCGCGCTCGGCGTGTGGGCGATCCAGAAGCTTGGTCTCACGACGGCCTCTGGCGAGCCCATCCGCATCGCGCCAAAGGCGTGGGGCGATTCCCGCGTGCCCGGCGCCCGCTACTGGATGGGCGGGACCGTGTTCGGACTGGGCTGGGCGCTGCTCGGCGCGTGCCCCGGCCCGCTCGTCGCCCTCCTCGGCGGAGGCATCAGCGTGATGCTCGTCGCCCTCGTGGCGGCCCTTGCCGGGACGTGGAGCTACGCGCTGCTCCGCGACCGACTCCCCCACTAG
- a CDS encoding MBL fold metallo-hydrolase translates to MLFRQITDSKLAQYAYLIGCQRTKEALLIDPERDIDRYLAIAAEEGLTITHVAETHIHADFLSGARGLAEATGARLFLSAEGEEAGWGSFWAKDREDVTFLRDGDTFRVGNIEITAVHSPGHTPEHLSYLVTDHGGGASTPMGIASGDFVFVGDLGRPDLLESAAGQAGAQDPAARALYDSVQRFLDLDDGLQVWPGHGAGSACGKALGAIPQSTVGYERAYNGSIDAARRGQEAFVDAILDAQPEPPLYFGRMKQQNRDGVPPLAALPTPRALSPQELADLAPEAVVIDTRADRSAFMAAHLPGALYSPLGKSFNTVVGSFVTDPATPLVLVAPEARIEEAVRDLVRIGYDNVQGYATYETLQAALDASGGETIPEVTFEDVVSRAPEAAVLDVRRLAEFGAGHVPGATNIAHTRLAGRLGDVPEGSPLYVHCQSGVRAAVAAAFLAREGRDVRYVGDGFPHYREIASGAVETGMPEAQTA, encoded by the coding sequence ATGCTGTTCCGACAGATCACCGATTCCAAGCTCGCGCAGTACGCCTACCTCATCGGCTGCCAGCGCACCAAAGAGGCGCTCCTGATCGACCCCGAGCGCGACATCGACCGCTACCTCGCGATCGCGGCCGAGGAGGGCCTGACGATCACGCACGTCGCCGAGACGCACATCCACGCCGACTTCCTCTCGGGCGCCAGAGGCCTCGCCGAGGCAACCGGCGCGCGGCTGTTCCTCTCCGCCGAGGGCGAGGAGGCGGGCTGGGGCTCGTTCTGGGCCAAGGACCGCGAGGACGTGACCTTTCTCCGCGACGGCGACACGTTCCGCGTCGGCAACATCGAGATCACCGCCGTGCATTCGCCCGGCCACACGCCGGAGCACCTGAGCTACCTCGTCACCGACCACGGCGGCGGCGCGTCCACGCCGATGGGGATCGCCTCTGGCGACTTCGTGTTCGTGGGCGACCTCGGTCGGCCGGACCTTTTGGAGAGCGCCGCCGGGCAGGCCGGCGCGCAGGACCCGGCGGCGCGCGCGCTCTACGACTCGGTCCAGCGCTTTCTCGATCTGGACGACGGGCTCCAGGTCTGGCCCGGCCACGGCGCGGGAAGCGCGTGCGGCAAGGCGCTCGGCGCGATTCCGCAGTCGACCGTCGGCTACGAGCGGGCCTACAACGGCTCTATCGACGCGGCCCGACGCGGACAAGAGGCCTTTGTGGACGCGATTCTGGACGCGCAGCCCGAGCCGCCGCTCTACTTCGGCCGCATGAAGCAGCAGAACCGCGACGGCGTCCCGCCTCTGGCGGCGCTGCCCACGCCGCGCGCGCTCTCGCCGCAAGAACTCGCGGACCTCGCGCCAGAGGCCGTCGTGATCGACACGCGCGCCGACCGCTCGGCGTTTATGGCCGCGCACCTGCCCGGCGCGCTATACAGCCCGCTCGGCAAGTCGTTCAACACCGTTGTCGGCTCCTTCGTGACCGACCCCGCGACGCCGCTCGTGCTCGTCGCGCCAGAGGCCCGCATCGAGGAGGCCGTGCGCGATCTGGTCCGCATCGGCTACGACAACGTGCAGGGCTACGCGACCTACGAAACGCTCCAGGCCGCGCTCGACGCCTCTGGCGGCGAGACGATCCCCGAGGTGACGTTCGAGGACGTGGTGAGCCGCGCGCCAGAGGCCGCCGTGCTCGACGTGCGCCGGCTGGCCGAGTTCGGCGCAGGCCACGTGCCGGGCGCGACGAACATCGCGCACACGCGCCTGGCCGGGCGCTTGGGCGATGTCCCCGAGGGCTCGCCGCTCTACGTCCACTGCCAGAGCGGCGTCCGCGCCGCCGTCGCCGCCGCGTTCCTCGCCCGCGAAGGGCGCGACGTGCGCTACGTGGGCGACGGCTTCCCTCACTACCGCGAGATCGCCTCTGGCGCCGTCGAGACCGGCATGCCAGAGGCGCAGACCGCCTGA
- a CDS encoding type II secretion system F family protein, protein MAEFRFSGTAASGKSVSGTVYAPNRKAAQQKVKSLSDKHAFQLQELEKRAMFHYKVKHPSGKVVKGSQKAYAEDEIRNALARMGLEVVSVNKELISLNRKPPTGDVIMFVRLAANLLMEKMPFNEVMTLLMSDISSVPLKQVLRDINSDLKSGMEAKQAFMKHEDKLGKFTAYMLGVASQSGNMAEIYEATARFMERKDEFRKSVKSALISPMMTILATIAVFIWYVWSIVPQTAGLFADFENLELPPLTTFSLAMSAFLDEYMGVLIAGVLLIAAGLFAYFRTPKGQMLMSKNMIRIPVIGSLLHKLNIEVFSRVFAILYSGSGENLEVIKVAAEACGNPYMEHRIKTVTIPMMMGQGADLVRSMDASGVFTPMALSRFKTGAETGAVRKAAQQMADYYERETTLKLKAAVETIQTFVGLFIGLMVAFLTVLSAETAMIRPSANDMMGMGG, encoded by the coding sequence ATGGCCGAATTCCGATTCTCCGGCACCGCCGCCAGCGGCAAGTCCGTCTCGGGCACCGTCTACGCGCCCAACCGCAAGGCGGCGCAGCAGAAGGTGAAGAGCCTGTCTGATAAGCACGCCTTCCAGCTCCAAGAGCTGGAGAAGCGGGCGATGTTTCACTACAAGGTGAAGCACCCGTCCGGCAAGGTCGTCAAGGGCTCGCAGAAGGCGTACGCCGAGGACGAGATCCGCAACGCCCTCGCCCGCATGGGCCTAGAAGTTGTCTCGGTCAACAAGGAGCTCATCAGTCTCAATCGGAAGCCGCCCACGGGCGACGTCATCATGTTCGTCCGCCTCGCGGCGAACCTCCTGATGGAGAAGATGCCCTTCAACGAGGTGATGACGCTGCTGATGTCCGACATCTCGTCGGTCCCGCTCAAGCAGGTGCTGCGCGATATCAACTCCGACCTCAAGAGCGGCATGGAGGCCAAGCAGGCCTTCATGAAGCACGAAGACAAGCTGGGCAAGTTCACCGCCTACATGCTCGGCGTGGCCTCTCAGTCCGGCAACATGGCCGAGATCTACGAGGCCACCGCGCGATTTATGGAGCGCAAGGACGAGTTCCGTAAAAGCGTCAAGAGCGCCCTCATCTCGCCGATGATGACCATCCTGGCGACGATCGCCGTGTTCATCTGGTACGTCTGGTCCATCGTGCCCCAGACGGCCGGCCTGTTCGCCGACTTCGAGAACCTGGAGCTCCCGCCGCTCACCACGTTCTCGCTCGCCATGAGCGCGTTCCTGGACGAGTACATGGGTGTCCTCATCGCAGGGGTGCTCCTCATCGCGGCCGGGCTGTTTGCGTACTTCAGGACGCCGAAGGGGCAGATGCTCATGTCCAAAAACATGATCCGGATCCCGGTCATCGGGAGCCTGCTCCACAAGCTCAACATCGAGGTCTTCAGCCGCGTTTTCGCCATCCTCTACAGCGGATCGGGCGAGAACCTGGAGGTTATCAAGGTGGCCGCCGAAGCCTGCGGCAACCCGTACATGGAGCACCGCATCAAGACCGTCACCATCCCCATGATGATGGGCCAGGGTGCCGACCTGGTGCGCTCGATGGACGCCTCTGGCGTGTTCACGCCGATGGCGCTCTCGCGCTTTAAGACCGGTGCTGAGACCGGCGCGGTGCGCAAGGCTGCCCAGCAGATGGCGGACTACTACGAGCGCGAGACGACGCTCAAGCTCAAGGCTGCCGTCGAGACCATTCAGACGTTCGTGGGCCTCTTCATCGGCCTCATGGTCGCGTTCCTCACCGTCCTCTCGGCTGAGACCGCGATGATCCGCCCGTCCGCCAACGACATGATGGGCATGGGCGGCTGA
- a CDS encoding sel1 repeat family protein, whose protein sequence is MRIAALLVLLLAVSGCGPSPYDDPEASREQAYRVMEWRAKLGDEKQAFKLVFHRQWFEGDKAGAVRELRRMGREGNVYASEALGWIYQSEDAGAEQDFKEAARWLRLAVEQGSEGAGADLAHYEAWLASGGAAEADSGRVSGGPAPEAR, encoded by the coding sequence ATGCGTATCGCTGCACTCCTCGTGTTGCTCCTGGCCGTTTCGGGCTGTGGTCCTTCACCGTACGATGACCCGGAGGCCTCGCGTGAGCAAGCATACCGCGTCATGGAGTGGCGTGCAAAGCTCGGTGACGAGAAGCAGGCGTTCAAGCTCGTCTTTCACCGCCAATGGTTTGAGGGCGACAAGGCGGGTGCAGTTCGAGAACTCCGGCGGATGGGACGCGAGGGCAACGTCTACGCCTCGGAAGCCCTCGGGTGGATCTACCAGTCGGAGGATGCAGGCGCCGAACAGGACTTCAAGGAGGCTGCGCGGTGGCTACGCCTGGCGGTGGAGCAAGGAAGCGAGGGCGCCGGAGCGGACCTCGCGCACTACGAGGCGTGGCTGGCCTCTGGCGGCGCGGCTGAGGCAGACTCTGGGCGTGTTTCCGGAGGGCCTGCGCCAGAGGCTAGATAA
- a CDS encoding undecaprenyl-diphosphate phosphatase yields MLWWQAIILGLLQGIAEFLPISSSGHLVLGQHFLGIDVPRYANGEADIAFEVFVHFGTVLSIVTVYRQRIWTILTDLVQALKNPSSIARAIQGGPIERMPDEPLAEEFGDETGGARGPIPSTRLALYILLTMVPTGIVYVLFKDTLENAFSNPRLVCGMLLVTGTVLLLTRLRPNPTGHFGPLKTVLVGIAQSMALIPGISRSGSTICTAIYLNVDRKEAADFSFLMSLPVIVGATLLKTLDLMEQGTALGVLPLALGTLVAFVAGIWAIKVVIAFVQRGDLIWFAGYCYLVGILGLIFI; encoded by the coding sequence ATGCTCTGGTGGCAAGCCATCATCCTCGGTCTCCTGCAAGGGATCGCCGAGTTCCTGCCCATCTCGTCCTCCGGCCACCTCGTCCTCGGGCAGCACTTCCTCGGCATCGACGTGCCGCGGTACGCCAATGGTGAGGCCGACATCGCCTTCGAGGTGTTCGTCCACTTTGGGACCGTCCTCTCCATCGTCACGGTCTACCGCCAGAGGATCTGGACCATCCTGACGGACTTGGTGCAGGCGCTCAAGAACCCGAGCAGCATCGCGCGCGCCATCCAGGGCGGCCCCATCGAGCGGATGCCGGACGAGCCTCTGGCGGAGGAGTTCGGCGACGAAACCGGCGGCGCCAGAGGCCCCATCCCCAGCACGCGCCTCGCGCTCTACATCCTCCTCACGATGGTGCCGACCGGCATCGTGTACGTCTTGTTCAAGGACACGCTGGAGAACGCGTTCTCGAACCCGCGCTTGGTCTGCGGGATGCTGCTCGTGACCGGGACGGTTCTGCTCCTGACCCGTCTGCGCCCCAACCCGACGGGCCACTTCGGGCCGCTTAAGACGGTCCTCGTGGGCATCGCGCAGTCGATGGCGCTCATCCCCGGCATCTCGCGCTCCGGCTCCACGATTTGCACCGCGATCTACCTCAACGTGGACCGCAAGGAGGCCGCCGACTTCTCCTTCCTGATGTCGCTCCCCGTGATCGTAGGCGCCACGCTGCTCAAGACGCTGGACCTCATGGAGCAGGGGACCGCCCTCGGCGTGCTGCCTCTGGCGCTGGGCACGCTCGTCGCGTTCGTGGCCGGGATCTGGGCCATCAAGGTCGTCATCGCCTTCGTGCAGCGCGGCGACCTCATCTGGTTCGCGGGCTACTGCTACCTCGTCGGAATCCTGGGCCTGATCTTTATCTAG
- a CDS encoding ArsR/SmtB family transcription factor has protein sequence MPASLLESAAERFRLMGDPVRLRLLNVLLERGEASVQDLADVTAQSHQNTSKHLRKLAEGGLVGARRNGSHAVYRVTDASVPGLCLLVCGSLRATQD, from the coding sequence GTGCCCGCCTCCCTCCTCGAAAGCGCCGCCGAGCGCTTCCGCCTCATGGGCGACCCTGTGCGGCTGCGCCTCCTCAACGTCCTCCTGGAGCGCGGCGAGGCCAGCGTGCAGGACCTCGCGGACGTGACGGCGCAGAGCCACCAGAACACGTCCAAGCACCTCCGCAAGCTGGCCGAGGGCGGCCTTGTCGGCGCCCGCCGCAACGGCTCGCACGCGGTCTACCGCGTCACGGACGCCAGCGTGCCGGGCCTCTGCCTCCTCGTCTGCGGCTCCCTCCGTGCCACGCAGGACTAG
- a CDS encoding GspE/PulE family protein, with protein sequence MPPAALTRTPRSLGGDGASGGSPSAVPGAPQVQDRVVQALLRRGQVTAEQVTDAERARQSLGARTPLWRALAGTRGVDRDLVFAQAAATYAFRIAPVAEREPEAEFVKTVMESFPDELREELIDLRAAPYAYAQDQPSGILKLVFITEDPMRPELQKAVNALELERFELCYAPAGAVDKVIEEAFPRKNEYLERLAEDSGADFDFGVSFESGDKKLVDEDALEAEIARSSLVNLAEAIFVESVRTGASDIHIWPNANRQTEVHFRTDGRLQHWHTEDRGHPEALLSVIKDSALNVDRFERDMAQDGFIQRKVDGTLIRYRVSILPIANANPELRAESIVIRVLDDRKVVTDLSKLGLLEGALAQFDKAIRQPDGMVILTGPTGSGKSTTLVAALSNVVVPEINVLTVEDPVEYIIPGVRQIKLSHKLSLEGALRAILRHDPDVVMVGEMRDKDTAELGVKLANTGHLTFSTLHTNDAPSAVSRLYKMGLEPFLIAYAINLIVAQRLIRGLCPDCKKANPDPDLIMARELGFSEEEIASTTFYEPNAGGACPNCKGRGYKGRRAVAEALYFSPAIRQAIVEAGDTIDEDGIRELAISEGMLTLQASARELVKRGDTSMSEMMRVTAGEH encoded by the coding sequence ATGCCTCCGGCAGCCCTCACCCGAACTCCCCGCTCGCTCGGCGGAGACGGCGCCTCTGGCGGCAGCCCCTCGGCTGTCCCCGGTGCCCCGCAGGTCCAAGACCGCGTCGTGCAGGCGCTGCTCCGGCGCGGGCAGGTCACTGCGGAGCAGGTCACGGACGCCGAGCGCGCTCGGCAGTCCCTGGGGGCTCGGACGCCCCTCTGGCGGGCCCTCGCCGGGACCCGCGGCGTAGACCGCGATCTCGTCTTTGCGCAAGCGGCGGCGACCTACGCCTTCCGCATCGCGCCCGTAGCGGAGCGGGAGCCGGAGGCCGAGTTCGTCAAGACGGTCATGGAGTCGTTCCCGGATGAACTCCGGGAAGAGCTGATCGACCTCCGGGCGGCGCCGTACGCCTACGCTCAGGATCAACCGAGCGGCATCCTCAAGCTGGTCTTTATCACCGAGGACCCGATGCGGCCCGAGCTCCAGAAGGCGGTCAACGCCCTGGAACTCGAACGTTTCGAGCTGTGCTACGCGCCAGCGGGCGCGGTCGACAAGGTCATCGAGGAGGCGTTCCCGCGCAAAAACGAGTACCTGGAGCGCCTCGCTGAGGACTCCGGCGCTGACTTCGACTTTGGTGTCTCGTTCGAGAGCGGCGACAAAAAGCTCGTCGACGAGGACGCGCTCGAAGCCGAGATCGCGCGCTCGTCGCTCGTCAACCTCGCCGAGGCCATCTTTGTCGAGTCCGTCCGCACGGGCGCGAGCGACATCCACATCTGGCCGAATGCCAACCGGCAAACCGAGGTGCACTTCCGCACGGACGGCCGTTTGCAGCACTGGCACACCGAAGACCGCGGCCACCCCGAGGCGCTGCTCTCGGTGATCAAGGACTCCGCCCTTAACGTGGACCGGTTCGAGCGCGACATGGCGCAGGACGGGTTTATCCAGCGCAAGGTGGACGGGACCCTGATCCGCTACCGCGTGAGCATCCTGCCGATTGCGAACGCCAACCCCGAGCTCCGCGCCGAGTCCATCGTTATTCGTGTCCTGGATGACCGGAAGGTGGTCACGGACCTCAGCAAGCTGGGCCTGCTCGAAGGCGCCCTCGCGCAGTTCGACAAGGCGATCCGCCAGCCGGACGGCATGGTGATCCTCACCGGTCCGACGGGCTCGGGTAAGTCCACGACGCTCGTCGCGGCGCTCAGCAACGTCGTCGTCCCCGAGATCAACGTGCTCACGGTCGAGGACCCGGTGGAGTACATCATCCCGGGCGTGCGCCAGATCAAGCTGAGCCACAAGCTCTCGCTGGAAGGCGCCCTCCGCGCGATTCTGCGGCACGACCCCGACGTGGTCATGGTGGGTGAGATGCGTGACAAGGACACCGCCGAGCTGGGCGTGAAGCTCGCGAACACGGGCCACCTCACGTTCTCCACGCTCCACACCAACGACGCGCCCTCGGCGGTCTCGCGACTGTACAAGATGGGCCTGGAGCCCTTCCTGATCGCGTACGCCATCAACCTGATCGTGGCGCAGCGCCTGATCCGTGGCCTCTGCCCGGACTGCAAAAAGGCGAACCCGGACCCGGACCTCATCATGGCCCGCGAGTTGGGCTTCAGCGAGGAGGAGATCGCGTCGACGACGTTTTATGAGCCTAACGCGGGCGGCGCTTGCCCCAACTGCAAGGGACGCGGCTACAAAGGCCGCCGTGCCGTTGCTGAGGCGCTGTACTTCTCGCCCGCCATCCGTCAGGCCATCGTCGAGGCCGGTGACACGATCGACGAGGACGGCATCCGCGAACTCGCGATCAGCGAGGGCATGCTCACGCTTCAGGCCTCGGCCCGCGAACTCGTCAAGCGTGGCGATACGAGCATGAGCGAGATGATGCGCGTCACGGCCGGCGAGCACTAG
- a CDS encoding YgaP-like transmembrane domain, translated as MTDTFLRFMGSDRGRLARVAAGSSLFTWGLTALDTWPGRIAALAALAPLLSGLSNRCVLPPPSDAR; from the coding sequence ATGACCGACACGTTTCTCCGCTTTATGGGCTCCGACCGGGGCCGCCTTGCTCGCGTTGCCGCGGGCTCCAGTTTGTTCACGTGGGGCCTTACGGCCCTCGATACGTGGCCGGGCCGAATCGCCGCCCTCGCGGCGCTCGCGCCACTCCTTTCGGGCCTCAGCAACCGCTGCGTGCTCCCGCCGCCTTCCGACGCCCGCTAG
- a CDS encoding NFACT RNA binding domain-containing protein, with translation MDFVTLHALATEWDTRWRGAAVTGAWTQSPRELTLALQLASGDAEPGTQNPEPGTRTDAFRALCDGGLPMVWRQPGGGRQRRNTTDVLPELVGRTVEAVRTPERDRFLVLHFSGGLHLWVRLFGPRPNAFLLRTGVPIAAFLGDEPEAPATRPAPHPETPEAFEGRWRSNRKRLSQAVGAAVPLVSAPLAVDACRRAGLDPDASPEASPPPALWRGVQSVLDDLKAPAPHIAWRGTPEDGLPEALLPAPLQHPPEDWTLERFESFDRACSVFARRSLGSRHYRALYAPVEKPLARLAAKRQRSADAMLDELSQPSRADGYEAYGHLLMAQASGEGPGREELALPDIMGDPSETVTIPLDPALSAVENAERYYDKARRTRRSREEAEGRWEAAHAEAEELGDLLARLRATSTLQDLRDLLEAEDATLARVLRPEARGETSEPFHRFPLPGGFEALVGKHARGNAHLTTRVASPHDLWLHARGVPGSHVVIKRRARTTVVPPEAVGQAARLAARFSTAKTQSQVPVQVTERKYVRPIKGGPPGLVRVDREDVLLVEPATL, from the coding sequence ATGGACTTCGTCACACTCCACGCCCTTGCCACCGAGTGGGACACCCGCTGGCGCGGCGCAGCGGTCACCGGCGCGTGGACGCAGAGTCCCCGCGAGCTAACCCTCGCGCTCCAGCTCGCCTCTGGCGACGCAGAACCCGGAACGCAGAACCCGGAACCTGGAACCCGTACCGACGCCTTCCGCGCGCTCTGCGATGGCGGCCTCCCGATGGTCTGGCGCCAGCCCGGCGGCGGGCGCCAGAGGCGCAACACGACCGACGTGCTCCCCGAACTCGTCGGCCGCACCGTCGAGGCCGTGCGCACGCCCGAGCGCGACCGCTTTCTCGTCCTCCACTTCAGCGGCGGCCTGCACCTCTGGGTGCGCCTTTTCGGCCCGCGCCCCAACGCGTTCCTGCTCCGCACCGGCGTCCCCATCGCCGCCTTCCTGGGCGACGAACCCGAAGCCCCCGCCACGCGGCCGGCGCCGCACCCCGAGACGCCCGAAGCCTTCGAGGGTCGCTGGCGCTCGAATCGCAAGAGGCTCTCCCAGGCCGTCGGCGCCGCCGTCCCGCTGGTCTCCGCGCCTCTGGCGGTGGACGCCTGCCGCCGCGCCGGTCTGGACCCCGACGCGTCGCCAGAGGCGAGCCCGCCCCCGGCCCTCTGGCGCGGCGTGCAATCGGTCCTGGACGACCTGAAGGCGCCCGCCCCGCACATCGCGTGGCGCGGGACGCCAGAGGACGGCCTGCCCGAAGCGCTGTTGCCCGCGCCGCTCCAGCACCCGCCCGAGGACTGGACGCTGGAGCGCTTCGAGAGCTTTGACCGCGCGTGTTCCGTCTTCGCGCGGCGCAGCCTGGGTAGCCGCCACTACCGCGCGCTCTACGCGCCCGTCGAGAAGCCTCTGGCGCGGCTCGCCGCCAAGCGCCAGAGGTCCGCAGACGCGATGCTGGACGAGCTCTCCCAGCCCTCGCGCGCCGACGGCTACGAGGCGTACGGCCATCTCCTCATGGCTCAGGCCTCTGGCGAGGGGCCGGGCCGCGAGGAGCTCGCGCTGCCGGACATCATGGGCGACCCGAGCGAGACCGTCACCATCCCGCTGGACCCCGCGCTGAGCGCCGTCGAAAACGCCGAGCGCTACTACGACAAAGCGCGCCGCACGCGCCGCTCGCGCGAGGAGGCTGAAGGCCGCTGGGAGGCCGCCCATGCCGAGGCCGAAGAACTCGGGGATCTGCTTGCGCGCCTCCGTGCTACGTCCACGCTCCAGGACCTGCGCGACTTGCTGGAGGCCGAAGACGCCACGCTCGCGCGCGTGCTCCGCCCCGAGGCGCGCGGCGAGACCTCGGAGCCGTTCCACCGCTTCCCACTCCCCGGCGGCTTCGAAGCGCTCGTCGGCAAGCACGCCCGAGGCAACGCGCACCTCACCACGCGCGTCGCGAGCCCGCACGACCTCTGGCTCCACGCCCGCGGCGTACCCGGCAGCCACGTCGTCATCAAGCGCCGCGCGCGGACCACAGTCGTCCCGCCAGAGGCCGTCGGCCAGGCCGCCCGCCTCGCCGCCCGCTTCTCGACGGCGAAAACGCAGAGCCAGGTGCCCGTGCAGGTGACCGAGCGCAAGTACGTCCGGCCCATCAAAGGCGGCCCGCCCGGCTTGGTGCGCGTGGACCGCGAGGACGTGCTGCTCGTGGAGCCCGCGACGCTCTAG